In one Sporomusa sphaeroides DSM 2875 genomic region, the following are encoded:
- a CDS encoding TPM domain-containing protein codes for MNKRLAWLTLIACLSLLMISAVWAQPKIPPTPTQSIYVQDHAGVLDAATKSKINSLGTKLAAKTKAQIVVLTVKSLEGASLEEYALAVLRHWGIGDKALNNGVLMLVAVNDRQSRIEVGYGLEGALNDAKTGMIQDSYMIPYFSTGDYNQGIWNGYQALVSITAAEYKTDISTDAKAVKTQSVQEQSWWDTLPWWAQLAIAAGMLGLFIIDWVFFGGSITYLILSLLRSRGGGGGGGYGGGSGGGGGSSRRW; via the coding sequence ATGAATAAAAGGCTGGCTTGGCTGACGTTAATCGCATGCTTATCCTTATTGATGATATCTGCTGTTTGGGCTCAGCCAAAAATTCCACCAACACCAACGCAGAGCATATATGTTCAAGACCACGCCGGCGTACTGGATGCGGCAACAAAGAGTAAAATTAACAGCTTGGGCACTAAGCTGGCAGCTAAGACCAAAGCGCAAATTGTAGTATTGACGGTAAAATCACTGGAAGGGGCATCCTTGGAAGAATATGCCTTAGCTGTACTTAGGCACTGGGGGATCGGGGATAAAGCGCTAAACAACGGTGTCCTGATGCTGGTGGCTGTAAATGACCGGCAGTCGCGGATTGAGGTAGGCTATGGACTGGAAGGGGCACTCAATGACGCTAAAACCGGTATGATACAAGATAGTTACATGATACCTTATTTTAGTACCGGTGATTATAATCAGGGAATTTGGAACGGTTATCAGGCCTTGGTAAGTATTACCGCCGCCGAGTATAAGACAGACATCAGTACCGATGCAAAAGCCGTAAAAACACAGTCTGTGCAAGAGCAATCCTGGTGGGATACTTTGCCTTGGTGGGCTCAACTGGCAATTGCCGCCGGAATGCTAGGCCTATTTATTATTGACTGGGTATTTTTTGGGGGCAGCATTACCTACCTTATTCTCTCCCTGCTGCGATCCCGTGGCGGCGGTGGCGGTGGCGGCTATGGCGGGGGTTCGGGCGGCGGCGGCGGGTCAAGCCGCAGATGGTAA
- a CDS encoding YraN family protein: MNHIDVGNKGEQSAASYLGRLGYKIIATKYRAKTGEIDIIAKDKECLVFVEVKTRRSVAYGFPAEAVNVRKQQKIINTALCFLNQRGLSDAACRFDILEVYLSQDSIRCNHIINAFGS; encoded by the coding sequence ATGAACCATATTGACGTTGGCAACAAAGGTGAACAGTCTGCTGCAAGCTATCTGGGCAGGCTTGGGTATAAAATTATTGCTACCAAATACCGGGCAAAAACCGGTGAAATCGATATTATTGCCAAAGATAAAGAGTGCCTGGTTTTTGTCGAGGTCAAGACCAGACGCTCAGTTGCTTATGGGTTTCCGGCTGAGGCCGTCAATGTGAGGAAACAGCAAAAAATAATAAATACGGCACTGTGTTTTCTCAACCAGCGCGGGCTTTCTGATGCCGCTTGCCGTTTCGATATTCTGGAAGTGTATTTATCTCAGGATTCTATTCGCTGCAATCACATAATAAATGCTTTTGGCAGTTAA
- a CDS encoding LemA family protein produces the protein MNKSVWIIIAIVGALLVSAMFSYNTLVGMNENVTGKWSQIENQLQRRGDLIPNLVNTVKGYAAHEQQAIQSVADARAKLAGAQGPAGKAAADGELSSALSRLLMVAENYPNLKADANFRALMDELSGTENRIAVARKDYNDAVQVYNVKIRSLPTSLFAGMMGFGPKEYFTAEESAKQVPQVNF, from the coding sequence ATGAATAAGTCGGTATGGATTATTATCGCCATTGTCGGAGCGCTCCTGGTCAGCGCCATGTTTAGTTACAATACCCTGGTTGGCATGAATGAAAATGTTACCGGCAAGTGGAGTCAGATTGAGAACCAGCTGCAACGCCGGGGCGACTTGATTCCTAACCTGGTTAATACGGTAAAAGGTTACGCCGCGCATGAACAACAAGCCATTCAGTCTGTTGCCGATGCGCGTGCCAAGTTGGCCGGCGCCCAAGGGCCGGCGGGCAAAGCGGCAGCCGATGGTGAACTTAGTTCTGCTCTCAGCAGACTCCTGATGGTGGCGGAAAATTACCCCAACCTTAAGGCTGATGCTAATTTCCGGGCGCTGATGGATGAACTTAGCGGAACAGAAAATCGCATTGCCGTAGCGCGTAAAGACTATAATGACGCGGTGCAAGTCTATAATGTAAAAATACGTTCACTGCCGACAAGCTTATTTGCCGGGATGATGGGCTTTGGGCCTAAAGAATACTTTACAGCAGAAGAAAGTGCTAAACAAGTTCCCCAGGTTAACTTTTAA
- the map gene encoding type I methionyl aminopeptidase, whose translation MIIFKSDREIQIMREAGRIVAQCHAALKEHIQPGITTKELDRIAETFIQQTGATPSFKGHHGFPACICTSINDIICHGIPDQTELKAGDVITIDIGVKLNGYHGDSGWSYAVGQVRPEIEQLMKITKECLDLGIQQARPGKRIGDIGAAIQTYAEGYQYGVVREFCGHGIGRDLWEEPEIPHYGRAGRGPLIKPGMVIAIEPMITNGGWQAQIDKDGWTARTVDHSICIQYEHTIAVLEDETIILTQL comes from the coding sequence ATGATTATATTCAAATCAGACAGAGAGATTCAAATTATGAGAGAGGCCGGTAGGATTGTGGCTCAGTGTCATGCTGCTTTAAAAGAACATATTCAACCGGGAATTACTACTAAGGAATTGGACCGAATTGCTGAAACTTTTATTCAACAAACGGGAGCAACCCCTAGCTTCAAAGGGCATCATGGATTTCCGGCGTGTATTTGTACATCAATCAATGATATTATTTGTCATGGAATACCGGATCAGACGGAGTTAAAAGCCGGTGATGTCATTACAATTGATATCGGCGTTAAGTTAAATGGATATCATGGCGATTCAGGCTGGTCTTATGCTGTTGGGCAGGTAAGGCCGGAAATAGAGCAATTGATGAAGATCACAAAAGAATGCCTGGATTTGGGCATTCAACAGGCCAGGCCAGGGAAGCGGATCGGCGATATTGGCGCTGCTATTCAAACTTATGCCGAAGGGTATCAATATGGCGTTGTTCGTGAATTTTGTGGTCACGGCATCGGACGGGATTTGTGGGAAGAACCGGAGATTCCTCATTATGGACGGGCTGGCAGAGGTCCGTTAATTAAGCCGGGAATGGTAATTGCCATTGAACCGATGATTACAAATGGCGGATGGCAGGCGCAAATTGATAAAGATGGATGGACGGCGCGGACTGTTGACCATTCTATTTGCATTCAATATGAACACACTATTGCCGTATTGGAGGATGAGACTATTATTTTAACGCAGCTGTAA
- a CDS encoding EscU/YscU/HrcU family type III secretion system export apparatus switch protein, with the protein MPEQERDKITQAVALQYDELENKAPRVIAKGAGFVAGKILSSAQEHGIPVYQNKTLTGMLMAVELDREIPPELYQAVAEVLAYIYRLDQQIGKQRK; encoded by the coding sequence TTGCCAGAGCAAGAGCGTGACAAAATAACCCAGGCAGTTGCACTGCAATATGATGAACTGGAAAATAAAGCACCGCGGGTAATCGCAAAAGGTGCAGGCTTTGTTGCCGGCAAGATTTTAAGCTCGGCCCAAGAACATGGAATTCCGGTATATCAGAACAAAACACTTACAGGCATGCTTATGGCTGTTGAACTGGACAGGGAAATACCGCCTGAGCTGTATCAGGCTGTTGCTGAAGTTTTGGCATATATTTACCGTTTGGACCAGCAAATAGGCAAGCAGCGTAAGTGA
- a CDS encoding ribonuclease HII yields MDTAQMTVAQITSLLAKEDISLHIIDALKQDARVSVQRLADKWESRRQRELQEKARISALYKHERQLQSAGYSLVAGIDEAGRGPLAGPVVIAGVILPPDCYLPGLNDSKKLSAAQREKLYEDINRVASAVNRCIISVETIDELNIYQATVSGMYQVIENMLPSPQAVLIDAVPLSLTMLSRSIIGGDQVSASIAAASIIAKVERDHIMNQLDSQYPMYGFSRNKGYGTQEHMDALEKYGPCRHHRQSFAPVRAVGLPANRVG; encoded by the coding sequence TTGGATACAGCACAGATGACGGTGGCACAAATAACTTCATTATTAGCAAAAGAAGATATTTCCCTACATATAATAGATGCATTAAAACAGGATGCCCGGGTATCGGTGCAGCGGCTTGCAGATAAATGGGAATCCCGGCGGCAAAGGGAACTGCAGGAAAAAGCGCGCATTAGCGCATTATACAAACATGAACGGCAGTTGCAAAGTGCGGGCTATAGTTTAGTTGCCGGTATTGACGAAGCCGGCAGGGGGCCTTTAGCAGGGCCGGTAGTCATTGCCGGTGTGATTTTACCACCTGATTGTTATCTGCCAGGGTTAAATGATTCGAAAAAACTTTCAGCCGCGCAGCGGGAAAAACTATATGAGGATATTAACCGGGTTGCCAGCGCGGTGAACCGCTGTATCATTAGTGTGGAAACAATTGATGAGCTTAATATCTATCAAGCTACCGTGAGCGGCATGTACCAAGTCATTGAAAACATGTTGCCATCACCGCAGGCAGTATTGATAGATGCGGTACCGTTATCACTTACGATGCTCTCACGGTCAATTATTGGCGGAGATCAGGTCAGTGCTTCCATTGCGGCGGCTTCCATCATTGCTAAAGTAGAGCGGGATCACATCATGAACCAGCTTGATAGCCAATACCCCATGTATGGGTTTAGTCGCAATAAAGGCTATGGTACGCAAGAACATATGGATGCGCTGGAAAAATACGGGCCATGCAGGCATCATCGCCAAAGCTTTGCACCGGTTAGGGCTGTTGGACTACCGGCTAATCGCGTAGGGTAA
- a CDS encoding YifB family Mg chelatase-like AAA ATPase, translating into MFAQTFGSTTLGLHGVLITVEVDIANGIPGLDIVGLPDTAVRESRERVRAAIKNSGFEFPSRRITVNLAPADIKKDSSGLDLPIAVGILAASGQINPANCRNQVFAAELSLDGRLRAISGILSMAANCRSNTIEEMIVAPENAQEALLAGDLTVYAPETLDGVVKHLAGETVLFPAISRLPASQAVDSALDFADVQGQVVAKRALEIAAAGFHNVIMSGPPGSGKTMLARRLPSILPAMTPQEALEVTKIYSVAGMLKNNMGLVTERPFRSPHHTVSTAGMIGGGSIPRPGEVTLSHNGVLFLDELPEFPRTVLEVLRQPLEDGEVTISRVNATLSYPAKIMLIAALNPCPCGFSSDPVQECSCTPADIRRYQKRISGPLLDRLDIIIHVPRLEYNDLVKDSPQESSVTIRQRVEAARWIQEERLKSIGLYANAQMQHKHIKTLCQLMPDARNLLKQAFARMNLSARGYDRIIKVAQTIADLQQSARISAEHIAEAIQFRSDFQFISRK; encoded by the coding sequence GTGTTTGCACAAACTTTCGGCTCTACGACCTTAGGCTTACATGGGGTGCTGATAACTGTTGAAGTGGATATTGCCAATGGCATTCCCGGTCTTGATATTGTAGGTTTGCCTGATACGGCTGTACGTGAATCCCGTGAACGGGTACGGGCAGCCATCAAGAATAGCGGCTTTGAGTTTCCGTCCCGCCGTATTACTGTTAATTTGGCACCTGCCGATATCAAGAAGGACAGCTCAGGACTGGACTTACCCATTGCGGTAGGCATATTGGCGGCAAGTGGCCAGATTAACCCTGCCAATTGCCGGAATCAGGTATTTGCGGCAGAGCTGTCTTTAGACGGAAGGCTGCGGGCTATATCCGGGATATTATCGATGGCGGCTAACTGCCGGAGTAATACTATCGAGGAAATGATTGTCGCGCCGGAAAACGCTCAGGAAGCATTGCTTGCCGGAGATTTAACCGTATATGCCCCGGAAACGCTGGACGGGGTTGTTAAACATCTTGCTGGTGAGACAGTACTGTTCCCGGCAATTTCCCGGCTGCCGGCAAGCCAGGCTGTTGATTCGGCACTTGATTTTGCTGATGTACAAGGCCAGGTTGTTGCCAAGCGGGCCCTTGAAATTGCCGCTGCCGGCTTTCATAATGTTATAATGTCGGGGCCGCCGGGTTCGGGCAAAACCATGCTGGCCAGACGGCTTCCTTCAATACTGCCTGCCATGACCCCCCAGGAAGCGCTTGAAGTTACCAAAATTTACAGTGTGGCCGGAATGCTGAAAAACAATATGGGGCTGGTTACTGAGCGCCCTTTCCGCAGTCCGCATCATACTGTTTCCACCGCCGGTATGATTGGCGGCGGCAGTATACCGAGGCCGGGTGAAGTCACCCTGAGCCATAATGGCGTCCTATTCCTGGATGAATTGCCTGAGTTTCCGCGGACGGTGCTTGAAGTCCTGCGTCAACCGCTTGAAGATGGGGAAGTTACCATTTCGCGGGTTAATGCTACATTATCCTATCCGGCAAAAATAATGCTTATTGCCGCACTCAATCCCTGTCCCTGCGGCTTTAGCTCGGATCCGGTTCAGGAATGTTCGTGTACACCGGCCGATATTCGCCGTTATCAGAAGAGAATCTCAGGGCCGCTGCTTGATCGGCTGGACATAATAATCCATGTGCCGCGTCTGGAATATAACGATCTGGTCAAAGATAGTCCGCAGGAGTCATCGGTTACTATCCGGCAGCGGGTAGAAGCCGCCAGATGGATTCAAGAGGAACGTCTCAAAAGTATCGGACTTTATGCAAATGCTCAAATGCAGCACAAGCATATTAAAACCTTATGTCAGCTTATGCCTGATGCGAGAAACCTGCTAAAGCAGGCTTTTGCCAGAATGAATCTCAGTGCTCGCGGCTATGACCGGATCATAAAAGTAGCTCAGACCATTGCCGATTTACAGCAGTCAGCCCGGATTTCGGCAGAGCATATTGCGGAAGCCATTCAATTTCGCAGTGACTTTCAATTTATTTCCAGGAAATAA
- the ylqF gene encoding ribosome biogenesis GTPase YlqF: protein MHIHWFPGHMAKAQRMITKQLSLIDVVIELLDARIPISSANPMIAEIAGDKPRVVALNKADLAETAQTILWINHFRSQGLTTVSIDAASGKGMKELVNKVEQEASEKIAKLTAKGIKGRPVRAMILGIPNVGKSSLINRLLGTATAKTGDRPGVTRGQQWLKVGKNLELLDTPGVLWPKMDDQEVAFKLAATGAIKDDIYDMEKVILRLLEILRDNYSSRLCERYKLTQELLPEDAAELLALIGAKRGCLRSGGVVDEEKARRIILTDFRSGKLGQFTLDSPK, encoded by the coding sequence ATGCACATTCATTGGTTTCCCGGCCATATGGCCAAAGCCCAGCGGATGATTACCAAACAACTCAGTCTTATTGATGTTGTGATCGAACTGCTGGATGCGCGTATTCCCATAAGCAGTGCTAATCCCATGATTGCCGAAATTGCTGGCGACAAACCCAGGGTAGTGGCGCTTAATAAGGCCGACTTGGCCGAAACGGCGCAAACAATACTCTGGATTAATCATTTCCGCAGTCAGGGCTTAACAACCGTAAGTATCGATGCCGCCAGCGGCAAGGGTATGAAAGAACTGGTCAACAAAGTAGAGCAGGAGGCTAGCGAAAAAATTGCTAAGCTGACTGCTAAAGGGATAAAAGGTCGGCCGGTAAGAGCCATGATTCTCGGTATCCCCAATGTTGGCAAATCCTCGCTCATCAACAGACTGTTAGGTACGGCAACGGCCAAAACCGGCGACAGGCCTGGTGTAACACGGGGGCAGCAGTGGCTAAAAGTTGGCAAAAACCTCGAATTGTTAGACACTCCCGGCGTATTATGGCCGAAGATGGATGACCAGGAAGTAGCTTTTAAACTGGCTGCTACCGGTGCGATTAAAGATGACATATATGATATGGAAAAAGTCATCCTCCGGCTTCTGGAAATATTGCGGGATAACTATAGCAGCCGCTTATGCGAGCGGTATAAATTAACGCAGGAACTGCTGCCCGAAGATGCCGCTGAGCTGTTAGCACTCATCGGAGCCAAGCGGGGCTGCTTACGCAGCGGCGGTGTGGTAGATGAAGAAAAAGCCAGAAGAATTATTCTGACCGATTTCCGTTCCGGCAAGCTGGGGCAGTTTACCCTTGACAGTCCCAAATGA